In one window of Anser cygnoides isolate HZ-2024a breed goose chromosome 3, Taihu_goose_T2T_genome, whole genome shotgun sequence DNA:
- the LOC106049527 gene encoding nuclear GTPase SLIP-GC-like, with translation MAEEGPIAHGGSDGSLEETPRKKKKYKRDRNPEDGKCKKLQNELKAALEESSRKLLQFLPEHRLPETRNGIQYLMNRLTGLKPDILLDPIHIGLFGSTGAGKSTLLNAIIDKNFFLPVSGSEACTSCVVQINTSRGKQHEAKIHLLTDEEWRDELKGLVELMDVDEDSEDDDERSEAALKISAIYGKEAETKSYEELCRMKPVVSIPLSRCILLKETTAKDLSDKMGPYIRNQSSPIATTSKEKDIMRLWPLIKNVEVTVPNSQMIPEGVVFVDIPGTGDFNTKRDEMWKENINKCSIIWVVNSFERILGGKTHQMLLNEGMKAFQSGMCRDLSLVVTKSDELDPEEYGKETKRDHINKHDAILERNETVKQEKSQMMKKTLMKKLPSDSEVVCKPDLVYTVSAREYWQGTTLSKEETEVPKLREYIRRFYTEQKKNKLLNYTTEALVIFSLICNLPSNKHAQSQLEKKNYLKDFITQKIADLENDIKKCFIPIEQPLREGVDEAKKSYKKTISDLLKRSHGHRGYHRTLKAVCLKKGVYASRTFFRIDVNDALAQPIYRKIDLSFGEAFRIQMSTRSTLKICLDTFKNAVQQKLQEAGMQLEADNNQLNFLKQETGFIVGEAEKFILQRKAEIYQSLAVSIQNDLLLYYEEAAMVRGSQAYQRMQTILSNGVMREVERGMFERAEESMRGHLQDMQKQITKKLEEDFSSVLSFAFCPWDQLDGKLPDLRSEFSTITNIHEALQSAKVA, from the exons ATGGCAGAAGAAGGACCCATAGCACACG GTGGCAGCGATGGCTCACTGGAGGAGACtcccaggaaaaagaaaaagtacaagAGAGACCGGAATCCTGAGGACGGaaagt GTAAAAAGCTGCAAAACGAACTAAAGGCCGCTCTGGAGGAGTCCTCCAGGAAGCTGTTGCAATTCCTCCCTGAACACAGGCTGCCCGAGACAAGGAATGGGATCCAGTACCTCAT GAACCGCCTCACGGGCTTGAAGCCAGACATTTTGCTGGATCCCATTCACATCGGTCTCTTCGGCAGCACCGGGGCAGGGAAAAGCACGTTGCTGAATGCCATCATAGACAAAAATTTCTTCTTGCCGGTGTCCGGGAGCGAAGCCTGCACATCCTGCGTGGTACAGATCAACACAAGCCGCGGCAAACAGCACGAGGCCAAAATTCACCTCCTCACGGACGAG GAGTGGAGGGATGAGCTGAAGGGTCTGGTGGAGCTTATGGACGTGGACGAAGACAGCGAGGACGACGACGAGAGAAGCGAGGCTGCTTTGAAGATCTCTGCTATCTACGGGAAAGAAGCTGAGACTAAGAGTTACGAAGAGCTGTGCAGGATGAAACCCGTCGTCTCTATTCCCCTGTCAAGATGTATCCTCCTGAAGGAAACAACA GCTAAAGACCTTTCGGACAAAATGGGTCCGTATATCCGGAATCAGAGCAGTCCAATAGCAacaacaagcaaagaaaaagacataatGCGGCTCTGGCCCCTGATCAAAAACGTGGAAGTGACTGTCCCGAATTCACAAATGATTCCAGAAGGCGTCGTCTTCGTGGATATCCCAGGGACAGGCGATTTCAACACCAAAAGGGACGAGATGTGGAAAGAG AACATCAACAAATGCTCTATCATTTGGGTGGTCAACTCCTTTGAACGTATTCTGGGAGGAAAAACCCATCAGATGCTGCTGAACGAAGGCATGAAGGCTTTCCAGAGCGGGATGTGCAGGGACCTTTCCTTGGTGGTCACAAAGTCTGACGAGCTGGATCCGGAGGAGTACGGAAA gGAAACAAAGAGAGACCAT ATAAATAAGCATGATGCCATCCTAGAAAGGAACGAAACTGTGAAGCAAGAGAAGAGCCAAATGATGAAGAAAACCCTCATG AAAAAGCTTCCAAGTGACTCTGAGGTCGTGTGCAAGCCTGACCTCGTGTACACGGTCAGTGCCCGGGAGTACTGGCAGGGGACGACGCTCAGCAAGGAAGAAACAG AGGTCCCGAAGCTGAGGGAGTACATCCGCAGGTTTTACACCGAGCAGAAGAAGAACAAGCTGCTGAACTACACGACAGAGGCTCTGGTCATTTTCTCACTAATCTGCAATCTCCCATCCAACAAACATGCTCAG tctcagcttgagaaaaaaaattacttgaagGATTTCATTACGCAGAAGATCGCTGACTTGGAGAATGACATCAAGAAATGCTTTATACCAATCGAACAGCCACTCAGAGAAGGCGTAGACGAAGCAAAGAAGTCATATAAGAAAACTATCTCCGATCTCCTCAAG CGCAGCCACGGGCACCGGGGCTACCACCGCACCCTGAAGGCCGTGTGCCTGAAGAAGGGGGTGTACGCCTCCCGGACCTTCTTCAGGATAGACGTCAACGACGCCCTGGCGCAGCCCATCTACAGGAAGATCGACCTGAGTTTCGGGGAGGCGTTCAG GATCCAGATGAGCACCCGTTCCACGCTGAAAATCTGCCTTGACACTTTCAAAAATGCCGTGCAGCAGAAACTGCAGGAAGCTGGGATGCAACTGGAGGCTGACAACAACCAGCTCAATTTCCTTAAGCAGGAG ACAGGCTTCATCGTCGGTGAGGCTGAAAAATTCATcctgcagaggaaagcagaaatctaCCAGTCCCTTGCAGTGTCCATTCAAAATGACCTGCTGCTCTACTATGAAG AGGCTGCCATGGTAAGAGGATCACAAGCCTACCAGAGGATGCAAACCATCCTTAGCAACGGAGTGATGAGAGAGGTGGAGAGAGGAATGTTTGAAAGAGCTGAGGAGAGCATGAGGGGGCACCTCCAGGACATGCAG AAGCAGATCACCAAGAAGCTGGAGGAGGACTTTTCCAGCGTTCTCAGCTTTGCCTTTTGCCCATGGGACCAACTGGACGGCAAGCTGCCAG